The Miscanthus floridulus cultivar M001 chromosome 7, ASM1932011v1, whole genome shotgun sequence genome includes a region encoding these proteins:
- the LOC136463353 gene encoding putative germin-like protein 2-2, whose product MTSHHLLLLVLLAMACCHAIANDPSLLQDVCVADNTSAVRVNGFACKDAKDVAAEDFHFSGLHKAGNTSSSKQGSAVTAVNVAQIPGLNTMGISMVRIDYAPSGMNPPHTHPRATEILTVLEGSLFVGFVTSNPNNTLISKVLHKGDVFVFPKGLVHFQFNNGMGSAVALASLSSQNPGVITVANTVFGSKPSIAEHILSKAFQVDKATVDLMQAQF is encoded by the exons ATGACGAGCCATCATCTGCTTCTCCTTGTTCTGTTAGCTATGGCCTGCTGTCATGCCATTGCCAACGATCCGAGTCTTCTCCAAGATGTCTGCGTTGCCGACAACACATCTGCAG TGCGTGTCAATGGATTTGCTTGCAAAGACGCAAAGGACGTTGCAGCAGAAGACTTCCACTTCTCCGGGCTCCACAAGGCTggcaacacgagcagcagcaagcaGGGCTCAGCCGTGACGGCCGTCAACGTCGCACAGATCCCTGGGCTGAACACGATGGGGATCTCTATGGTCCGCATCGACTACGCCCCCAGCGGCATGAACCCACCGCACACCCACCCTCGTGCCACAGAGATCCTGACGGTGCTGGAGGGCTCGCTCTTCGTTGGCTTTGTTACCTCTAATCCAAACAACACGCTCATCTCCAAGGTCCTGCACAAGGGGGACGTGTTCGTCTTCCCAAAGGGCCTCGTCCACTTCCAGTTCAACAATGGCATGGGCAGTGCCGTGGCTCTTGCAAGCCTGAGCAGCCAGAACCCTGGAGTCATCACTGTTGCCAACACAGTGTTTGGATCCAAGCCGTCCATTGCGGAGCATATACTCTCCAAGGCCTTTCAGGTCGACAAAGCAACGGTGGACTTAATGCAAGCTCAGTTCTAA